The following coding sequences lie in one Arachis stenosperma cultivar V10309 chromosome 5, arast.V10309.gnm1.PFL2, whole genome shotgun sequence genomic window:
- the LOC130981332 gene encoding protein MAIN-LIKE 2-like, giving the protein MRRQQGMRLDERYVLYLQMTGLYHLARLNERWFRLDEPLVSVFVERWRPETYTFHMLFGECTITLQDVTYQLGLLIDGHYELLSVVPHANQIQKFAVSCSWLQETFGELPEGADEPTVRRYARAYIMMLLGTQLFVDKSGNRIHIRCLSYITRLKDMGGYS; this is encoded by the exons ATGCGACGACAGCAGGGTATGCGTCTAGACGAGAGGTACGTTCTGTACTTGCAGATGACCGGCTTGTACCATCTTGCGAGGTTGAATGAGAGATGGTTTAGGCTAGATGAGCCCCTAGTTAGTGTGTTCGTGGAGCGCTGGCGTCCGGAGACATACACGTTCCATATGCTGTTCGGGGAGTGCACTATTACATTACAGGACGTGACGTACCAGTTAGGATTGCTGATCGATGGGCATTAT GAGTTGCTTAGTGTGGTACCTCATGCGAACCAAATCCAAAAGTTTGCAGTGAGCTGCAGCTGGTTGCAGGAGACATTTGGAGAGCTTCCCGAGGGAGCCGATGAGCCCACTGTTAGGAGGTATGCCCGGGCCTATATCATGATGTTGTTAGGGACTCAACTATTTGTCGATAAGTCCGGCAACCGCATTCACATTAGGTGTCTCTCATACATAACTAGGCTTAAGGACATGGGTGGGTACAGCTAG
- the LOC130983031 gene encoding uncharacterized protein LOC130983031: MRYRYAMVCSSNQNRSMEAHFLLKRQGFDVSSYGTGAHVKLPGPSLREPNVYDFGTPYKQMFDDLRRKDPELYRRNGILPMLKRNSTVKTAPQRWQDNAADGSFDVVFTFEEKVFDMVIEDLHNRNHIHMKSVLVINLEVKDNHEEAAIGARLTLDLCQEIEATDSWEETIDDIVGGFEKQHRRKLLYGISFY, from the exons ATGAGATATCGGTACGCCATGGTGTGTTCATCGAACCAGAATAGGAGCATGGAAGCGCACTTCCTCCTAAAGAGGCAGGGCTTTGACGTCTCTTCTTACGGCACAGGTGCGCACGTTAAGCTTCCTGGTCCCTCCCTCAGAGAACCCAACGTCTACGATTTCGGTACCCCTTACAAGCAAATGTTCGATGACCTTCGCAGAAAAGACCCTGAACT CTACAGACGAAATGGAATATTGCCGATGCTTAAAAGAAACTCAACAGTCAAAACAGCACCTCAACGATGGCAAGACAATGCTGCTGATGGCTCCTTTGATGTGGTATTTACATTTGAGGAAAAAGTTTTTGATATGGTTATTGAAG ATCTTCACAATAGAAATCACATTCACATGAAAAGTGTGCTGGTAATCAACTTGGAGGTGAAAGATAACCATGAGGAAGCAGCCATAGGAGCAAGGCTTACTTTAGATCTATGTCAAGAG ATTGAAGCTACTGATTCATGGGAAGAGACCATTGATGACATTGttggtggttttgaaaaacaacaCCGGCGGAAGTTGTTGTATGGCATCTCCTTCTACTAA